TTCTTCATTGGAGTTTTTGCGTTGGAGTTTACAGACGGTATGGAACGACCCGTCAGCGAAAAAATCGCATAGGCCGCCGAAGGAGTCCAGATCAGTGTAGGGTTTCGGTTGCGCGTGTGAGACAAAGCGGCGGAATTCCTTCGCGTGCTCCGCGTTGAGGTAGGGCTAGATTTGACCACGAACGGAGTTTCCCCCGATCCTGGTGGCGTCTCCCTAAGGTGACTCATCTAAGGGCCCGACTTTGCTCTGGTGAAAACCCACAGAAACGACTATGGATAGCCATGAACCATGAGACCCTGGCTGATCATCCCACTACTCGTGCTGCTTCACGCCAACACCTCGCTGCACGCTGCAACGAACGGTGATTCCTGGAACCAGTTTCGTGGATCCAACGGCTCGGGGGTAGCGGCCGCGTTCAAACCACCCCTGAAGCTCGAGGACCGCAGCCTGGTCTGGAAGCAACCGATCCCGCCCGGCCTCTCCTCCCCTGCCCTGGCTGGCAACCGGATCTTCCTCACGGCAGCGGAGGGGGATCAATTGGTCACCTTGGCCCTCGATGCCGTTTCGGGAAAACGAATCTGGACCCAACCCGCGCCGGCAATGCCCCAGGAGAAGGTCCATGAGGTGAACAGTCCCGCATCCCCGACGCCCTATGTCGATGGAGGACGCGTCCATGTCTATTTTGGAGCCTACGGCTTGCTGTGCTATGACCTCGACGGACGAGAACTATGGCGGCAGCCGATCCCAACGCCCAAGAGCCTCTATGGCACGGCAACCTCTCCTATCGGACATGGCGACCACCTCATACTGGTCGTGGACAATGAATCCAACCTGCCCGACAGCAAGTTGAGCCAGTCACGGATTCTCGCGTTTAAGAAATCCACCGGCCAGCTCGCCTGGGAGACACCCCGGCCTTTGCAGCGGAGCGGATGGTCCACGCCGACCATCTGGTCCCACGCCGACGGTGATGAGTTGGTGGTGTTGGGCAGCGGACGGCTCTGCGGTTACGATCCGGCAACCGGTGTGGAAAAATGGTTCGCCACTGGATTTTCGCGCGAGACCATCGCACAGCCCATTTCTGGCCGAGGACAGGTCTATGCGGCGGCGGCGATGCTCGGCGGCGTTGCCGATGAACAACCAGATCCGGAACCGTTCTGGAAAGCCATGCTGGGATTTGACGCCAATGGCGATGGCAAAGTCGGTCGCAACGAGATCACCAAGCACTTCACCTATCCCCTTCGGCCGGAGCTGCCGATCGGGCACCCGGGCTTTGGCTTTCCGGTGCCCGCGGAAGAGGCCAAACGCACCAAGCGGCAGAACGAAATTTTCGATGGAATGGACAAGG
The DNA window shown above is from Verrucomicrobiales bacterium and carries:
- a CDS encoding PQQ-binding-like beta-propeller repeat protein, which produces MRPWLIIPLLVLLHANTSLHAATNGDSWNQFRGSNGSGVAAAFKPPLKLEDRSLVWKQPIPPGLSSPALAGNRIFLTAAEGDQLVTLALDAVSGKRIWTQPAPAMPQEKVHEVNSPASPTPYVDGGRVHVYFGAYGLLCYDLDGRELWRQPIPTPKSLYGTATSPIGHGDHLILVVDNESNLPDSKLSQSRILAFKKSTGQLAWETPRPLQRSGWSTPTIWSHADGDELVVLGSGRLCGYDPATGVEKWFATGFSRETIAQPISGRGQVYAAAAMLGGVADEQPDPEPFWKAMLGFDANGDGKVGRNEITKHFTYPLRPELPIGHPGFGFPVPAEEAKRTKRQNEIFDGMDKDKDGLITREELIANLSFKRGKPMLMAVRPGGRGDVTDTHVAWQLNRSIPEIPSPVFFEERIYMVRNGGILTCVNALTGKVVYDQRLEAAGQYSASPVIANGHLYLVSNRGQVSVVKAADTFELVSQHALGEPAFVTPAFDATTIYLRTATHLCAFRSR